The region ATGACATCCAGCGTGCGGCCGATCCTGGCCTGCAGCTTCTCCGCCGAAATGCGCGCGGTCAGCTCCATCAACCGGGCATACCGCTCCTCCTTGACCTCTTCCGGCACGTGGTTCGGCAGATCGTTGGCGGCGGCCCCCTCGACGGGCTCGAAGCGGAATGCGCCGACGCGATCGAGCCGCGCCTCTTCCAGCCAGTCCATCAGATATCTGAAATCGTCCTCCGTCTCGCCGGGGAAGCCAACGACGAAGGTCGAGCGGATCGCGATATCCGGGGCGATCGTGCGCCAGTTCTTGATCCGCTCCAAGACCTTCGCCTCGTTGGCCGGGCGGCGCATGAGCTTCAGGACGTTACGGCTGGCATGCTGGAACGGGATGTCGAGATAGGGAAGGATCAGCCCATCGGCCATTAGCGGGATGACCTGATCGACGTGCGGATACGGGTAGACGTAGTGCAGGCGCACCCAGGCACCGAGCTTGCCGAGCTCGCGCGACAGGTCGGTCATGTGAGCGCGAACTTCCTCGCCATGCCACATGCGGGGCTGGTGGCGGATGTCCACGCCGTACGCCGACGTGTCCTGGCTGATGACCAGCAATTCCTTTGTGCCGGCCTCGATCAGCTTTTCCGCCTCGCGCAGGATCGCATCGGGGCGGCGGCTGACGAGATCGCCGCGTAGCGACGGGATTATGCAGAAGGAGCAGCGGTGGTTGCAGCCTTCGCTGATCTTCAGATAGCTGTAGTGGCGCGGGGTGAGTTTCAGGCCACTGTCGGGCACGAGATTGAGGAATGCGCTGGGCGGCATCGGCGCCGCGTCATGCACCGCGCCGACGACCTCTTCATATTGATGCGCGCCGGTGACGGCGAGGATACCCGGGAACTTGGCGCGGATCATCTCCGCTTCCTTGCCCATGCAGCCGGTAACGATGACGCGGCCGTTCTCGGCGATCGCCTCGCCGATCGCCTCGAGCGATTCTTCCTTGGCGGAGTCGAGGAAGCCGCAGGTATTGACCAGCACGACATCCGCCCCGGCATAGTCCGGCGACATCGCATATCCGTCCGAGCGGAGCTTGGTGAGGATGCGTTCGCTATCGACCAGGTTCTTCGGACAGCCGAGCGAAACCATGCCGATCTTCGGCGGGGAGGGGAGTATCGTTGCCATGGGAGGGGCGGCATGTAGGGCAAGTGGGCGGATTTTTCCAGCGGTGCGTTTCGCTTGCGCTTTTCCGTGTGTCCTGAGCTTGTCGAAGGACTGACTTTCCCTCTACGCTTGTTAAGAAGGGCAGTGCTTCGACAGGCTCAGCACAGACGGAATTTGGGATGAGCGTTTCGAGCACTTACTTGCTGGTCGCCCATCCGGACACTCCGCCGAATGCCGTGCGGGCGGTTCGGGCAGAAATCGTCGACGACAACGGCGATGAGTTGCTGATCACCTTCATCGTCGAGGGCAGCGAATATGTCGCGCTCCCCGAATGGGTGACGTCCGCCCGCGCCGATGGCCTTTGGAAGACGACGTGTTGCGAGCTTTTCCTCGCGCCGCTCGGGTCCGACGCCTATTTCGAGTTCAATTATTCGCCGTCGACGCGGTGGGCCGCGTACCGGTTCGACGGATATCGCACTGGGGGACGCGATTTGCTGCTGACCGTGGAGCCGCATGTCGATCGGGGTGACGACGAATCCGATTATCTGGTCGAGGTGGATCAGGATTTGTCCGATCTTGGATCGGGATTGTTGCTGATGGGCCTCTCCGCCGTCATCGAGGAAACCGACGGGACCAAATCCTATTGGGCGCTGGCCCACGCTCCCGGACCGCCGGATTTCCACAACCGGGATTGCTTTATCGCGACCCTCCCGGCACCAGCCGTGTCATGAAATTCGGTATCGATCGCCTGCTCGCCGACCCTGAACTACGCGCGCCGCTGGAGGGGAAGCGAGTGGCGCTGCTCGCGCATCCCGCTTCGGTGACGGCGGATCTCACGCACAGTCTCGATGCCCTGATCGCGGCGGGGCTGAACGTTTCGGCGATGTTCGGACCGCAGCATGGGGTGCGCGGCGACCTGCAGGACAATATGATGGAGTCGCCCGACTTCACCGACCCGCACTACAATATTCCGGTGTTCAGCCTGTACGGCGAAGTGCGGCGGCCGACCGGGCAATCGATGGGCACCTTCGATACGATGCTGATCGACCTGCAGGATGTCGGGTGCCGGATCTACACGTTCGTCACGACCTTGCTCTATGTGCTGGAGGCGGCGGCCGCGCATGGCAAGGCGGTGTGGGTGCTGGACCGGCCCAATCCGGCGGGGCGGCCGATCGAGGGGCTGACGTTGCTGCCGGGGTGGGAGAGCTTCGTCGGGGCGGGGCCGATGCCGATGCGGCACGGCATGACGCTGGGTGAACTAGGCCATTGGTTCATCGAACACTACAAGCTCGACGTGGAGTATCGCGTCATCGCGATGGAGAATTGGGCACCCGGGGACGAGCCGGGGTTCGGCTGGCCCGAGGATCGCGTGTGGATCAATCCCAGCCCGAATGCCGCCAACGTCAACATGGCACGGGACTATGCAGGCACGGTGATGCTGGAAGGGACCACCCTGTCCGAAGGACGCGGCACGACACGGCCGCTGGAACTGTTCGGCGCTCCGGACATCGAGGCCAAGGCGGTGATCGCCGAGATGCGCCGGATCGCGCCGGACTGGCTGGCGGGGTGTACCTTGCGCGACTTCTGGTTCCAGCCGACGTTCCACAAGCATGTCGGGCAGCTTTGCCATGGGGTGTTCATTCACGCCGAAGGCGCCGGATACGATCATGCCGCGTTCCGGCCGTGGCGCGTGCAGGCGGCGGGGTTCAAGGCGATCCGGGCGCTGTATCCCGATTACGATCTGTGGCGCGATTTTCCGTACGAATACGAGTTCGGCAAGCTGGCGATCGACGTGATCAACGGCGGGCCTGGCCTGCGCGAATGGGTCGACGATGCGGCGGCAAGGGCCGGCGATCTCGATGCCGTGACGCGGCCGGACGAAGCGGCGTGGGCGGAGACGATGCGACCGTTCCTGCTGTATTGATTAACCCTTTCAAAGGGGTTTTGGGCCAGACTGTCGTTCGAACAGGAGTTTGATCGATGAGCGAGACGGTTGCTGGCGGACGGGCGAAGCGCGACAGCGTGTTTCGAACCGCCAGCATCATGCTGGACACCGGCCGACGGATCGAATGCCGGGTGCGCAACACGTCGCCGACCGGCGTCGGCGTGTCGCACAAGGGCGACCTGAGCACCGGAATGGCGATTCGCATCGCGGTCGGCAAGACGCCGGAAGTCGAAGCGATGGTCGCCTGGGCGACGGAAGATCATGCCGGAATCGCGTTCGGCGCGGCGCCCAAATCAGATGATTTCAAGGTCGGGAGCGTGTTGCCGACAGTGCAGGCGGGCTGGATGGCCGAAATCGACGATTGGTACAGGAAGTGACGGTAAACGACGCGACGTAAAACGACTGAGCGCGGACTCGCGTCATCCTGTCACAAAGCGTTGTGAACCGTCGTAATTTTGCAG is a window of Sphingomonas sp. Leaf357 DNA encoding:
- the rimO gene encoding 30S ribosomal protein S12 methylthiotransferase RimO: MATILPSPPKIGMVSLGCPKNLVDSERILTKLRSDGYAMSPDYAGADVVLVNTCGFLDSAKEESLEAIGEAIAENGRVIVTGCMGKEAEMIRAKFPGILAVTGAHQYEEVVGAVHDAAPMPPSAFLNLVPDSGLKLTPRHYSYLKISEGCNHRCSFCIIPSLRGDLVSRRPDAILREAEKLIEAGTKELLVISQDTSAYGVDIRHQPRMWHGEEVRAHMTDLSRELGKLGAWVRLHYVYPYPHVDQVIPLMADGLILPYLDIPFQHASRNVLKLMRRPANEAKVLERIKNWRTIAPDIAIRSTFVVGFPGETEDDFRYLMDWLEEARLDRVGAFRFEPVEGAAANDLPNHVPEEVKEERYARLMELTARISAEKLQARIGRTLDVIIDAVDEEGGATGRSKADAPEIDGEVFLRDAGHLKQGDIVPVAIEDADEHDLYGVPI
- a CDS encoding DOMON-like domain-containing protein codes for the protein MSVSSTYLLVAHPDTPPNAVRAVRAEIVDDNGDELLITFIVEGSEYVALPEWVTSARADGLWKTTCCELFLAPLGSDAYFEFNYSPSTRWAAYRFDGYRTGGRDLLLTVEPHVDRGDDESDYLVEVDQDLSDLGSGLLLMGLSAVIEETDGTKSYWALAHAPGPPDFHNRDCFIATLPAPAVS
- a CDS encoding exo-beta-N-acetylmuramidase NamZ family protein, yielding MKFGIDRLLADPELRAPLEGKRVALLAHPASVTADLTHSLDALIAAGLNVSAMFGPQHGVRGDLQDNMMESPDFTDPHYNIPVFSLYGEVRRPTGQSMGTFDTMLIDLQDVGCRIYTFVTTLLYVLEAAAAHGKAVWVLDRPNPAGRPIEGLTLLPGWESFVGAGPMPMRHGMTLGELGHWFIEHYKLDVEYRVIAMENWAPGDEPGFGWPEDRVWINPSPNAANVNMARDYAGTVMLEGTTLSEGRGTTRPLELFGAPDIEAKAVIAEMRRIAPDWLAGCTLRDFWFQPTFHKHVGQLCHGVFIHAEGAGYDHAAFRPWRVQAAGFKAIRALYPDYDLWRDFPYEYEFGKLAIDVINGGPGLREWVDDAAARAGDLDAVTRPDEAAWAETMRPFLLY
- a CDS encoding PilZ domain-containing protein, which produces MSETVAGGRAKRDSVFRTASIMLDTGRRIECRVRNTSPTGVGVSHKGDLSTGMAIRIAVGKTPEVEAMVAWATEDHAGIAFGAAPKSDDFKVGSVLPTVQAGWMAEIDDWYRK